A stretch of DNA from Paenibacillus albus:
ATAAGAGGGAATGGCTGAGTTTTGGTTAAAGAGGTCCAGCAGACCAGCTACATGAGAGGGAATGGCTGAGTTTTGGCTAAAGAGGTCCAGCAGACCAGCTACATAAGAGGGAATGGCTGAGGTTTGGTTAAAGAGGGGAATGTATTTCCTACATCGGCGAAAATCACCAGCAAATCGTCAAGGTTGGGTAGTAGCTACCCCATATTCATCACAATACCCTCGCAGAATGCGAAAGAGTGGTACCATGTACCACACATTGGCGTAAAATCCTTGCAGAATGCAAAAAGAGTGGTACGCATGTACCACTCTTTTTCGCAAGCTCTAGCGAGCCATTTGTGCAAAAGCCTTCTCCGCCGCCGCGATTGTCGCGGCGATGTCCTCGCTCGTATGCGCCGTGGTGAGGAACCACGCTTCATACTTGGATGGCGCGAGGCAGATGCCCTGATCGAGCATCAGGCGGAAGAACTCGGCGAAACGTTCGCCGTCCGTATCCTGTGCCTCATCGTAATTCGTGATCGGATGATCGCAGAAGTGGGCGGAGAACGAGCCGCGGATGCGGTTGATCGTCAGCGGAATGCCGTGCTTATCCGCCGCCCCTTGAAGCGCATCGGCAAGCTCTACCGCGAGCGCATTCATCTGCTCGTACACGCCAGGCTGCTGAAGTACCTCCAAGCAGGCGATGCCCGCCGAGATGGATGCCGGGTTGCCGGCCATCGTGCCCGCTTGGTATGCGGGGCCGAGCGGCGCGACCTGCTCCATCACATGCTTGCGGCCGCCGTAAGCGCCGATCGGCAAGCCGCCGCCAATGATTTTGCCAAGCGCCGTCAGATCCGGCTCAATGGCAGCGTGGTCTGGGAACGCGCTGTACGTCTGCGCGCTGCCGTAGTGGAAGCGGAAGGCGCTGATGACTTCGTCGTAGATGACGAGCGCGCCGGCTTCCCGCGTCATGCGGCATAGCCCTTCAAGGAAGCCGGGCTCCGGCATTACCATGCCGAAGTTGCCGACAATCGGCTCGACCATAACGGCAGCGACGTCACCGCCGAAAGTCTCGAGCGCGATGCGCAGCCCGTCCAAGTCATTGAACGGGACGGTAATCACTTCACTCGCGATGCTGACCGGAACCCCGGCGCTGTCCGGGATGCCGAGCGTTGAAGGGCCGGAGCCTGCAGCAACGAGGACAAGATCGGAGTGGCCGTGGTAGCAGCCAGCGAATTTGATGATCTTACTGCGCTTCGTGTAGGCACGAGCGACACGGATTGTCGTCATAACCGCCTCGGTGCCGGAGTTGACGAAGCGGACTTTATCCATCGAAGGGATCGCTTCCTTCAGCATGCGAGCGAGCGTGATTTCAAGCTCTGTCGGCGTGCCATACAGCGTGCCGTTCGAAGCAGCGCGAGTGATGGCTTCGGTAATATGCGGATGTGCATGGCCGGTAATGATAGGACCGTAAGCACATAAGTAGTCGATGTAGCGATTATCGTCGACGTCCCAGAAATGAGCGCCGCTAGCGCGTTTCATGAAGACAGGCGCTCCGCCGCCAACCGCCTTAAAGGAACGGGACGGGCTGTTGACGCCGCCGACAATATGTTCGAGCGCTTCCGCATACAGCTGTTCGGAGCGCGGTCGTTGAATAGACATAATCGTTAGAAACCTCCTGAATCAATAATATTCCTTATTGTACCGCTAGGAATGAGGCGACACAACAAAGGAGAGGCCATTGCAGCCTCTCCTCCTAACTGTTCTTATTTGCTAGTGCCGTTCGCAGTGTTGCCATTCGTACCGGACGAAGTGCTGTTACTGCCTGTGCTGCTGCCGTTCGTGCTAGTATCGCCCTCGCCCGAACCAGCCGCTGCCGGCGCTGTATCTTTTGCAAGCTCATCCTGTACAAAAGTGAGGAGCTTATCGCTATCGCTGACCGCAAGCACGGACGCGCCGCCGACTTTCTCGCCGCCAAGCAGCTCCATTGGAGGTACTTGCGTTTGACCGGCTACGCTTGTTTTAACACCTAGCTGGGCCAGCTTCATCATATCGGTTACTTCAATGTTAGACTCTACATAAGGCTGAATGCTGTCCACGATTTTCTTCATCTTCAGCAGGTTCCAACCGCTCTTGAGCTCATCGGACACCGCGGAGAGCAGCTTGCGCTGACGCTCTGTACGCGTGAAGTCGCTCATCGCATCATGACGGAAGCGCACATATTGCAGCGCCTTCGTTCCGTCTAGGTCTTGAACGCCTTTTTTCAAATGAATGTCGTAACGGTTGCCGTCGGCATTATCGACGTAGTTCATATCCTTCTCAACGTCAAAATTCTTAATGCCGCCAAGCGCATCAATCAGAGACTTGAATCCTTCGAAGTCAGTATACACATAATATTGAATGTTAAGGCCAAGCAGATCACCGATTGTCTTCATTGCAAGGTTAGGGCCGCCAAGCGCCAGCGCTGTGTTAATTCGGCCATCGCCATGTCCTTCGATGTCTACATACGTGTCACGCAATACGGAGAATAAGTGCGCTTTCTTCGTTACCGGATCTACGGAAACGACCATCATCGAGTCGGAACGTGCTGTTTCATTCTTCTGCAGACCGCGGTTATCGCCGCCCATGATAAGAATATTGACTCGTTCGGTTCCTTGCCATTCCGGCGGCTTCTCGGCCGGCTTATCTTCGAATTGTCCGAACATGGACTCATCCTTCGGCTTACTGAAGCCATCTAAGCCTTTCACGACTCCGACGCCTTGATAAATA
This window harbors:
- a CDS encoding glutamate-1-semialdehyde 2,1-aminomutase; this translates as MSIQRPRSEQLYAEALEHIVGGVNSPSRSFKAVGGGAPVFMKRASGAHFWDVDDNRYIDYLCAYGPIITGHAHPHITEAITRAASNGTLYGTPTELEITLARMLKEAIPSMDKVRFVNSGTEAVMTTIRVARAYTKRSKIIKFAGCYHGHSDLVLVAAGSGPSTLGIPDSAGVPVSIASEVITVPFNDLDGLRIALETFGGDVAAVMVEPIVGNFGMVMPEPGFLEGLCRMTREAGALVIYDEVISAFRFHYGSAQTYSAFPDHAAIEPDLTALGKIIGGGLPIGAYGGRKHVMEQVAPLGPAYQAGTMAGNPASISAGIACLEVLQQPGVYEQMNALAVELADALQGAADKHGIPLTINRIRGSFSAHFCDHPITNYDEAQDTDGERFAEFFRLMLDQGICLAPSKYEAWFLTTAHTSEDIAATIAAAEKAFAQMAR
- a CDS encoding LCP family protein produces the protein MARARTQQPKKKKPWKWALLGLGVAVLLVAGFFIYQGVGVVKGLDGFSKPKDESMFGQFEDKPAEKPPEWQGTERVNILIMGGDNRGLQKNETARSDSMMVVSVDPVTKKAHLFSVLRDTYVDIEGHGDGRINTALALGGPNLAMKTIGDLLGLNIQYYVYTDFEGFKSLIDALGGIKNFDVEKDMNYVDNADGNRYDIHLKKGVQDLDGTKALQYVRFRHDAMSDFTRTERQRKLLSAVSDELKSGWNLLKMKKIVDSIQPYVESNIEVTDMMKLAQLGVKTSVAGQTQVPPMELLGGEKVGGASVLAVSDSDKLLTFVQDELAKDTAPAAAGSGEGDTSTNGSSTGSNSTSSGTNGNTANGTSK